The following proteins come from a genomic window of Pseudomonas cichorii:
- a CDS encoding AAA family ATPase produces the protein MKILAIRLKNLASLAGPFELDFTAEPLASAGLFAITGPTGAGKSTLLDALCLALFGAIPRLSNIGQSKVPDVEGEITTSDPRTLLRRGTGSGYAEVDFVGIDQRRYRARWETNRARDNAAKKLQASRQTLTDLDNEQILSNQSKREFEQLIEQRLGLNFEQFTRAVMLAQSEFSAFLKADDKERSELLEKLTNTAIYSQLGRRAYSKSKEAEEALKTLNAQAGNITPLEPEQRAELEQNHSEAQQQHKAHQARLRQLELKQQWLTELHRLSDEQLSANESLNSAQQDWDNQQGQRQTLGQLERLGPQRHRFARRIALDTQLTPLADRIRQHQAQETTLQAQQQQLESARSNAHANLLEAQQQQNDAKPRLQQAFASQNTLNHLTQELAKIVALQQQAEQSCAEGQSQLQGLLDQQQQVAERLERIARQLEHSTELAPLAHAWNAWRDRLKSLTLTANRLKHGQGELPALQARAADADQQWLQQRNDLEVLYREADCEAEAVTEQTQILGSLLQDNRKQQRAFEELARLWASQQEIDKQLQALGQQQQEAQQERDQLNAEGIRTRDELKVAEQTLSVTQQLLERQRLARSASVEELREQLQDDQPCPVCGSVEHPWHQPEALLQSLTRHDETEQAGAQKAVDELKEKYNQLREQVGGVIARQKELIRQQERLALQQQELAPDLHAHPLGAQLLDRDAAQRDSWLKQQLSQLNEVINRDEQRQDALLTLQKDAARLQQQVQAAHEASQTAARHVTDQIKQLEADRERLEEELTALATLVSTELLDKLRNDASATVMQLEQQVTQRLDQLEQQDEEQQEQRERQQRIEKEQAAQQNRVQRQTELAEQVQTLSQQQDASQQVLTELLGSHADAQQWQNALEQAVEQARHAETSAGQTLQDVHHQLIQLGAELKADQQQLQALEQESSELDGQIGEWRSSHQELDDAALENLLTYDDARIDQLRQQLNRSEKALEQAKVLLHEREQRLQQHQAQHSDITDNEQLAAALLQVQTECEISEQHCADLRARLSEDEQRRNANSELQARIVQANGEYQRWARLAALIGSAEGDKFRKIAQAYNLDLLVHHANAQLRQLVRRYRLKRGGSMLGLLVLDTEMGDELRSVHSLSGGETFLVSLALALGLASMASSTLRIESLFIDEGFGSLDPESLQLAMDALDGLQAQGRKVGVISHVQEMHERIPVQIKVRRQGNGLSTIEVGD, from the coding sequence ATGAAGATTCTCGCCATTCGCCTGAAAAACCTCGCCTCGCTGGCCGGGCCGTTCGAGCTGGATTTCACCGCAGAGCCTCTGGCCAGTGCCGGTCTGTTCGCGATCACCGGCCCTACCGGCGCGGGCAAGAGCACCTTGCTCGATGCCCTGTGCCTGGCGCTGTTCGGGGCGATTCCGCGCCTGAGCAATATCGGCCAGTCCAAGGTCCCGGATGTGGAAGGCGAAATCACCACCAGCGACCCGCGAACCCTTCTGCGACGCGGCACAGGCAGCGGCTACGCCGAAGTGGATTTTGTCGGCATCGATCAACGTCGTTACCGCGCCCGCTGGGAAACCAACCGTGCACGGGACAACGCTGCGAAAAAGCTGCAAGCCAGCCGCCAGACCCTTACCGATCTGGACAACGAGCAAATCCTCAGCAACCAGAGCAAACGCGAGTTCGAGCAACTGATCGAACAGCGCCTGGGGCTCAACTTCGAGCAGTTCACCCGTGCCGTGATGCTGGCACAGAGCGAGTTCAGTGCCTTCCTCAAGGCCGATGACAAGGAACGCAGCGAGCTGCTGGAAAAGCTGACCAACACCGCCATCTACAGCCAGCTCGGACGCCGCGCCTACAGCAAGAGCAAGGAAGCCGAAGAAGCGCTCAAGACCCTCAACGCCCAGGCCGGCAACATCACCCCGCTTGAGCCTGAGCAGCGCGCTGAACTCGAACAGAACCACAGCGAAGCCCAGCAACAGCACAAGGCCCATCAGGCCCGACTGCGCCAACTGGAACTCAAGCAACAATGGCTCACCGAGCTGCATCGCCTAAGCGATGAACAGCTCAGCGCCAACGAAAGCCTGAACAGCGCGCAACAGGATTGGGACAACCAGCAAGGCCAGCGCCAGACACTCGGCCAACTGGAGCGTCTGGGGCCACAACGCCATCGCTTCGCCCGCCGCATCGCCCTCGATACCCAGCTCACGCCGCTGGCCGATCGCATTCGCCAGCATCAAGCCCAGGAAACCACGCTACAGGCTCAACAGCAGCAACTGGAAAGCGCCCGCAGCAATGCGCACGCCAACCTGCTCGAAGCCCAGCAGCAACAGAACGATGCCAAGCCACGGCTGCAACAGGCCTTTGCAAGCCAGAACACCCTGAACCACCTGACTCAGGAACTGGCCAAAATCGTCGCGCTTCAGCAACAGGCTGAACAGAGTTGCGCAGAGGGCCAGAGCCAGTTGCAAGGTTTGCTCGACCAACAGCAACAGGTCGCTGAGCGTCTGGAACGTATCGCCCGGCAACTGGAACACAGCACCGAACTCGCCCCGCTGGCACACGCCTGGAACGCCTGGCGCGACCGGCTGAAATCCCTGACGTTGACCGCCAATCGCCTGAAACACGGGCAAGGCGAGTTGCCTGCTCTGCAAGCGCGTGCCGCCGATGCCGATCAGCAATGGCTCCAGCAGCGCAACGACCTGGAAGTGTTGTACCGCGAGGCGGATTGCGAAGCAGAAGCCGTCACCGAACAGACCCAGATTCTGGGCAGCCTGTTGCAGGACAACCGCAAGCAGCAGCGCGCCTTTGAAGAACTGGCCCGCCTGTGGGCCAGCCAGCAGGAAATCGACAAGCAACTGCAAGCCCTCGGGCAACAGCAGCAGGAAGCCCAGCAGGAACGCGACCAGCTCAATGCCGAAGGCATCCGCACGCGAGATGAACTCAAGGTGGCCGAGCAGACCCTGAGCGTCACTCAACAGCTACTGGAACGTCAGCGTCTGGCCCGCAGCGCCAGCGTCGAAGAACTGCGCGAACAGTTGCAGGATGACCAGCCGTGCCCGGTGTGCGGCAGCGTCGAACATCCCTGGCATCAACCCGAAGCGCTGCTGCAAAGCCTGACTCGACACGATGAAACCGAACAGGCCGGCGCCCAGAAAGCGGTGGATGAGTTAAAGGAAAAGTACAACCAGTTGCGCGAGCAGGTGGGCGGCGTCATTGCCCGGCAGAAAGAACTCATTCGCCAGCAGGAAAGACTCGCCCTCCAGCAGCAGGAACTCGCCCCTGATCTGCACGCCCACCCGCTTGGCGCACAACTGCTGGACCGTGATGCCGCACAGCGCGACAGCTGGCTGAAGCAGCAGCTCAGCCAGCTGAACGAAGTCATCAACCGCGACGAACAGCGCCAGGATGCATTGCTCACGTTGCAAAAAGACGCTGCGCGCCTGCAACAGCAAGTCCAGGCTGCCCATGAAGCCAGCCAGACCGCCGCACGGCATGTCACGGACCAGATCAAGCAACTGGAAGCGGATCGCGAGCGCCTGGAAGAAGAACTGACAGCGCTTGCCACACTGGTATCCACCGAGCTTCTGGACAAGCTGCGCAACGACGCTTCGGCCACCGTCATGCAGCTTGAGCAACAAGTGACCCAGCGTCTGGACCAGCTTGAACAGCAAGACGAAGAGCAGCAGGAACAGCGCGAACGCCAGCAAAGGATCGAGAAGGAACAGGCTGCGCAACAGAACCGGGTCCAGCGCCAGACTGAACTGGCTGAACAGGTTCAAACCCTGAGCCAGCAGCAAGACGCCAGCCAACAGGTGCTGACTGAACTGCTGGGCTCCCATGCCGATGCCCAACAGTGGCAAAACGCGCTGGAACAAGCCGTCGAGCAAGCCCGACACGCTGAAACCTCGGCAGGCCAGACCTTGCAGGATGTTCACCACCAACTGATTCAGCTCGGTGCCGAACTCAAGGCCGATCAACAGCAGTTGCAGGCCCTGGAACAGGAGTCCAGCGAACTCGATGGCCAGATCGGCGAGTGGCGCAGCAGCCATCAGGAACTGGATGACGCAGCACTTGAAAACCTGCTGACTTACGACGACGCACGCATCGATCAACTGCGCCAGCAACTGAACCGCAGTGAAAAGGCTCTGGAACAAGCCAAAGTACTGCTGCATGAGCGCGAGCAGCGCCTGCAACAGCATCAGGCGCAACACAGCGACATCACCGATAACGAGCAACTGGCCGCTGCCCTGCTTCAGGTTCAGACCGAATGTGAAATCAGCGAACAGCACTGCGCCGACCTGCGCGCCAGGCTGAGCGAAGACGAACAGCGGCGTAACGCCAACAGCGAGCTGCAAGCGCGCATCGTGCAGGCCAACGGCGAGTATCAACGCTGGGCGCGTCTGGCGGCGCTGATCGGTTCAGCGGAAGGCGACAAGTTCCGCAAGATCGCCCAGGCCTATAACCTCGACCTGCTGGTCCATCATGCCAACGCCCAACTCAGGCAACTGGTGCGCCGTTATCGCCTCAAGCGCGGCGGCAGCATGCTTGGCCTGCTGGTGCTGGACACGGAAATGGGCGATGAACTGCGCTCGGTGCATTCGCTGTCGGGCGGGGAAACCTTCCTCGTCTCGCTGGCGCTGGCATTGGGGCTGGCCTCGATGGCGTCGAGCACCTTGCGTATCGAATCGTTGTTCATCGACGAAGGCTTCGGCAGCCTGGACCCCGAATCCCTGCAACTGGCCATGGACGCCCTGGACGGCCTGCAGGCACAGGGACGCAAGGTTGGCGTGATCTCTCACGTACAGGAAATGCATGAGCGGATTCCGGTACAGATCAAGGTCCGTCGACAGGGGAACGGGTTGAGCACGATAGAGGTTGGGGATTGA
- a CDS encoding exonuclease SbcCD subunit D produces MRLFHTSDWHLGQNLHGQERDFEHASFLSWLLARLAERQPDVLLIAGDIFDTVNPPVKAQERLYDFIVNAHEQQPLLTIVMIAGNHDSGSRIELPAPLMRRLRTHALGRVLWLDDGSLDAERLLLPLPDAKGDVKAWCLALPFLRPAEVTGATLGDDYLRGIAQVHELLIEAANAKRQPGQALIAVSHAHMAGGSVSEDSERSLIIGNAEALPASLFGPSITYVALGHLHKPQRVNGEDRIRYSGSPIPLSFSEIDYKHQILEINCDGEQLVSVEPRLIPRAVNLQRLGPAPLAELLLKLKELPDIDLLADIDRQPWLEVRVRLDEPQPDLRNQIEIALQGKAVRLVRIGAEYAGKGSLDGGDEQSTLIELGQLTPQELFSRAWEENFGSAVDEQTLTDFATLLREVQQESEQP; encoded by the coding sequence ATGCGTTTGTTTCACACCTCCGACTGGCATCTGGGTCAGAACCTCCACGGTCAGGAGCGGGACTTTGAACACGCCAGCTTTCTGAGCTGGCTGCTTGCCCGTCTGGCCGAGCGACAGCCTGATGTACTGCTGATCGCAGGCGATATCTTCGATACGGTCAACCCGCCGGTCAAAGCTCAGGAGCGCCTGTACGACTTTATCGTCAACGCCCATGAGCAACAGCCGCTGCTGACCATTGTCATGATTGCCGGCAACCACGACTCCGGCTCGCGTATCGAATTGCCTGCTCCGCTGATGCGCCGCTTGCGCACTCACGCGCTGGGGCGGGTGCTGTGGCTGGATGATGGTTCGCTGGATGCAGAGCGCCTGCTGCTGCCGTTGCCGGATGCAAAAGGTGACGTCAAGGCATGGTGTCTGGCCTTGCCGTTTCTGCGCCCGGCCGAAGTCACGGGTGCGACACTGGGTGACGACTACCTGCGCGGCATTGCCCAGGTCCATGAACTGCTGATCGAGGCTGCCAACGCAAAACGTCAGCCGGGCCAGGCCCTGATCGCGGTCAGCCATGCACATATGGCCGGAGGCTCGGTGTCCGAAGACTCCGAGCGCAGCCTGATCATCGGCAATGCCGAAGCGCTGCCCGCCAGCCTGTTCGGCCCGAGCATCACCTACGTCGCCCTCGGCCATCTGCACAAGCCGCAGCGGGTCAACGGTGAAGATCGCATTCGCTACAGCGGTTCGCCCATTCCGTTGTCATTCTCGGAAATCGACTACAAACACCAGATTCTGGAAATCAACTGCGACGGCGAGCAACTGGTCAGTGTCGAGCCACGCCTGATCCCCCGCGCCGTCAACCTGCAACGCCTCGGCCCTGCCCCGCTGGCCGAACTGCTGCTGAAACTCAAGGAACTGCCGGACATCGACCTGCTGGCCGACATTGACCGCCAGCCCTGGCTGGAAGTGCGCGTACGCCTGGACGAGCCGCAACCGGACCTGCGCAACCAGATAGAAATCGCCCTGCAAGGCAAGGCCGTGCGTCTGGTGCGCATCGGTGCCGAATATGCCGGCAAGGGCAGCCTTGATGGCGGTGATGAGCAATCGACCCTGATCGAACTGGGCCAGCTCACGCCTCAGGAACTGTTCAGCCGTGCCTGGGAAGAAAACTTCGGCAGCGCGGTGGATGAACAGACCCTTACCGATTTCGCCACGCTGCTGCGTGAAGTTCAGCAGGAGAGCGAACAGCCATGA